Proteins found in one Triticum urartu cultivar G1812 chromosome 4, Tu2.1, whole genome shotgun sequence genomic segment:
- the LOC125551826 gene encoding 30S ribosomal protein S7, chloroplastic: MSRRGTAEKRTAKSDPIFRNRLVNMVVNRIMKDGKKSLAYQILYRAVKKIQQKTETNPLLVLRQAIRRVTPNIGVKTRRNKKGSTRKVPIEIGSKQGRALAIRWLLEASQKRPGRNMAFKLSSELVDAAKGSGGAIRKKEATHRMAEANRALAHFR, translated from the coding sequence ATGTCACGTCGAGGTACTGCAGAAAAAAGAACTGCAAAATCCGATCCAATTTTTCGTAATCGATTAGTTAACATGGTGGTTAACCGTATTATGAAAGACGGAAAAAAATCATTGGCTTATCAAATTCTCTATCGAGCCGTGAAAAAGATTCAACAAAAGACAGAAACAAATCCACTATTGGTTTTACGTCAAGCAatacgtagagtaactcccaataTAGGAGTAAAAACAAGACGTAATAAAAAAGGATCGACGCGGAAAGTTCCGATTGAAATAGGATCTAAACAAGGAAGAGCACTTGCCATTCGTTGGTTATTAGAAGCATCCCAAAAGCGTCCGGGTCGAAATATGGCTTTCAAATTAAGTTCCGAATTAGTAGATGCTGCCAAAGGGAGTGGGGGTGCCATACGCAAAAAGGAAGCGACTCATAGAATGGCAGAGGCAAATAGAGCTCTTGCACATTTTCGTTAA